Within the Funiculus sociatus GB2-C1 genome, the region AGAATGCTAGCTCCTGGGTACGAAATCTGAGCCAAACTCAAAAAAACTAGATAAATTCCTGTCATTAGTGCTACTAAGACACCCAGCACTGCTGATAGTCCTAGTTGTTTGCCAATAATAAATTCAGCGCGACTAATTGGCTTAGGAATTAACACCAAGACTGTGCGCTTATCAATTTCTTTGTTGATCAGCCCTGTGCCAACAAATACAGCGACAATTGAACCCAGTACATCAATTGCTGCCAGACCTACATCTAAAAGCATTTTATCTTCTGTTGTTGCCGCAACTTCTGGTAGCAATCGCCACGCTGCTGCCATCACAAGGGCATACAAAACGATGAGATAAAGGACGCGATCGCGTATTACTTCCCGAAACGCCTTGGTAGCGATCGCCAAGGTTCTCTTCAAGCTTCCAATCATTTCTTTAAACACATTGCTTTGCCTTGGTTTTACTGTACTTAAATTCATTGTTATTTTGAATTAATATTTATTTACTACAACGATTTATTATATTTTATTACCCTTGACTTCTGGTTGCTTGATTCTTCTTTAAGGTACTGGCTGGTTGACAGCTAACTTGAGCAATCGCAGTTGCTTGTCCCCTAGTTTCGTTGGATGTCGCCTCAGAATTAGTATCTGCTTGCTCGTAGGTTTGAGTAATCTGACAAGACTTGTTTATGTAAGATACTTCAGGTTGCGATCGCGGCCCTTGCCAAATTGCCAGTAATTGTAAGTTATAGCCTGAGTTAATTGAGGATATTTTAGACGTATATTGCCACCATAAATCTTCCTCAACACTAGGAAGCCCTTTGATCGCTTCCTGTTTAAGGGCATCTATGCGCGGTTGCGGTTGCAGCAGCCATCGTTCCACTTCTGACCAAGGTTTATTATCCAACTCTTGCTTTAAAAGTGGTTCCATAAAGTCTAAAACTATGGCACCTCTAGGAGCTATCGGCTCTGTAGATTCCATTCTAAACATAAAAGCACTTTGGCTAAAGTCATCGGACATTAAGGTGGGATATTGACTCAACCAATTTTGAGCTACAAAATAAAATTGAATCCAGCAGCTAATCAGTATATTGCTGGTAAGCAAAATTAAGTCTCTTTGACGAATTGCTGGTTTAGGCAATGTTAATTTCATGCCTTGATCAAGAAAATCTGGGCCAATAGCAATCAGTGCCGATAATGTAGGCCAGATTATCAAGCCCGCCTCTTGTTCTTCCGGCGTTCGATTGCCAAATACGAAAGTACAGATTAAGGCACCCGTAATCCACGGACTCAGATACAGATTGCCAATTTTTATTTTGTTTTCTGTGCTAGCCCAGCTTGTCCCAGCAATTAAAAATATCCATCCCCAAAAACTAATAAAATCTCGCGCTTCATCGGTTGTCAAAAGAGACATTACCCAAGAAAATGTACTTAGATAAATTAGTGTCTTCCAAGAATAAGCGCGAGAAGGTATGAAAGGCTCGATTAGCGACTGCAAAAATTTAAAAAAATCTTTTATGTCTACTACGATCCAAAACATTGCTAATTTCCTTACACTAAAAGATTAACATCAATCATTTTTGTAGGTTGAAAAATGCCTAAAAACCTAAAAACTTATATAATTTCTGAACGAATCAAAAATATAATAACTAAAATAACACCATAGCTACAGAAAGTTGCTTGAAACATTATATTTGCTAGATTTGGACTTTCTTGGATTTTAACGTTACGATCGGCAATAGTTTTCAACTTCCTTTCTTGGGGTTCAGATGTAGTGGGTTTAGGTGGCTCAATTAAAAATTGAATTAGTTGTAAAAAATTTAATTTTAAGAGATAGTTAGACAGGAAAACAATAAATATTGTTAAAATTAGCTGCGTTGTATATGTTGAAGATTGGTTGATTGTAAAAAAGGTATCAAAAAAAATGTAACTAATTACCTGCGCTCTCAGTTCCACTGGCAGCAAAGGCAAAACATAAAAGAAAATCCACCATCCTACAATACTTGAGAGTAAGTTAATCAACATAGCATAGTCAGCGCTGGTTTGGCGACCGAGGTTAAGATTTTTATGTAGAATGAATGATTCTATAGCGATCGCTACCAGTAAAAAGAGAAATTGAAATAAAATCGTAGGCAGGGGGAAAACATTTGAACCCATAAGACTGTCTCCCTAACTTCTAGTTAACAAAGTTGCAAAAAGTGGAAATCGTTTTTTGTTTGTTGTGTTGGTTTCACTGACACAGGGGAAGAAAAGCACCACCAACGGACTACTTATTCCTAGTGTAGATTTATACGGCGTTGGATACACAACAGCTTAACTCCTGTAACGTCTTGTGCCTTGCTCCTTTTCAATTTAAACTTCTAATCTGCTATCGTTATCAATTTGTGGCAGCTGAGATTTCATGAGAATTATGAACAGAACGGGGATTGGCATTCGCACGGCGCAAGCACGTTCTGAGCGTATTGTTGGGCAGATTCATGTTTATGATGGAGCCGGGAAGGGGAAATCGCAAGCGGCGCTGGGTGTCGTTTTGCGTTCAATTGGGCTAGGTATTAATACAGATTTGGCAACGCGAGTGCTGCTGTTGCGGTTTCTCAAAGGGCCGGGACGCGCCTATGATGAAGATGGCGCGATCGCAGCTTTACAGCAAGGTTTCCCGCACCTGATTGACCAGGTTCGCACGGGACGAGCAGAATTTTTTACCAAAGAGGAAATTACGCGCTTTGACAGACAGGAGGCGGAACGCGGCTGGGATGTGGCAAAAGGCGCTCTAGCATCTGACCTCTATTCTGTCCTGGTTCTGGACGAACTGAACCCGGTTCTAGACTTAGGTTTGCTGAATGTTGATGAAGTCGTGCAGACTCTCAAGCATAAACCCCAAGAGTTAGAAATCATTGTCACAGGTAGAGCCGCGCCGCAACAACTGCTAGATATTGCCGATTTGCACTCGGAAATGAAGCCTCACAAACACCCTGCATCTGAGGAAAATTCGATTTCTGGAATTGAAATCTACACGGGTGCTGGTAAAGGGAAGTCTACCAGTGCGCTAGGCAAAGCGTTGCAGGGAATTGGACGCGGGATTAGTCAGGATACTTCGCACCGAGTCCTGATTATGCAGTGGCTCAAGGGTGGTACTGGCTATACTGAGGATGCCGCGATCGCTGCTTTGCGACAATCATATCCGAACCTGGTAGATCATCAGCGCTGCGGGCGGGATGCAATTGTCTGGCGGGGACAACAGCAAGAGCTAGACTATGTGGAAGCAGAACGAGGCTGGGATATTGCCCGGACTGCGATCGCGTCTGGTTTGTACAAGACTATCATCCTCGACGAACTCAATCCCACAGTTGACTTAGAATTATTGCCGCAACAGCCGATAGTAGAAGCTTTGTTACGCAAACCCCGCGACACAGAAGTGATCATCACCGGACGTTGTTTGAATACACCAGCTTATTTTGATCTGGCCAGCGTCCACTCGGAAATGATTTGCCACAAGCATTATGCTGACAGAGGCGTTGACTTAAAGCGAGGAGTAGATTTTTAGGCTTTCAGTTAAGTTAAACTGTCTTCACATCTTTGTAAGACATCTTGCCTGTCATCTTCATGCAAACTTGCCTTTGCTGCCAAACTTGCTCTAGTCGTTCTAAACCTTCTTCAGTGTACCGCTTGGCTTCTTTTTGAATAGCTGACCACATGACTGCCAGTGCTTCCAAATTAGGACAACAGCGCAGCAAGTCGCAGCAAGCGGTTATCCACTGTTCCAAGGTGCGATAGCTGACGAAGTAGCCGCCTCTACCTTCGATATGTACCCAGAGGACGTGTTGCCACTTTTCCCAATTTAGGATGCGTCTGGAGTCAATGTTGAGGTGTTTGGCAAGTTGTCTCAGGGTGATGACAAAAGTTTGCGGGTTGATGCGGCTACGAAGCAGGGACATGGCAATTTTGCGGTTCAGACGCACTGTTTCCTATTAGTTACCATCTATCTTACACTAATCGTATCCAAAAGGAAACATTTACTAGAGCGTGAACCTCTGAGACGATCAAAGTTATGGGAAAAGCAGGCAAAGCACTTAGAAAGGTATTGGATACCCATAACATCAGCCAAAATCGTCTGGCAATGACAATGGGGATTCGGCGATCAAATGTAAGCCGCTGGGTGAGTGAAGTGAGAGATCCCGTGGCTGAGACGATGCTTGAGATTTGGAAGGCGCTTCAGAAGATCGATCTGGTCGCTGCGGAGGAGTTTATCAGGCTGTATTTGGATGACTCTGCTGAGGATGAGGCGCAGTCTTAATCTTAATTTCACCTAGATACACTCGCTTCCTAGTTCCTGGTTCCAATTATCTAATTCAATTTTTTCAATAATAGGACTTACCCACTGGAAGGAAATCAATTTCCTGGCCCAAAGCCTAAGTCAGTTTCAACTGACTAAAAAACCTCAAACAAACCCATTTCAATGGGTTTAAGCTTTGAGCCGGAACTTTAGTTCACGGCAACTGCATAAGTCCTGAATAAATTTGAGGAAACAGAATTTCTAAGGCTACCGTCCTAATAATTACCGGATATAGGTAAACGCGAGCGGAATTTATCAGTTAAATAGTTGGGGATTGTTCAAATTCACAGAAATTGTTGAATAACTAAACAGTCCTTGAAAAAAAAGCGCGATTTTTTGCCGTTTGTGTAAGCCCTATATAGTCTTTCAAGAAAATCCATGAAAAACATTGTTTCTCGATATTCTCTATTGTTTGTCCTAGGAGTTGTAGCCTTCGTGCCACTAGGCGACATACTCTCCCCAGGTAGCAGTCAAGCAGTTCCTAGCGTTGCTCCAGAAGTTTCCTTGAAGCAGCTTTCCCCATCAGTCAGCCAAAAGCAAGTTCCATCTAAACGCCGTGCAAGTACACAGCGGTACACTAATTCTACCTATGGTGTTACTTTTAGCTACCCCAGCAATTGGCAACCTACTCCGGGCTATGAAAACCGAGAACGCTTCAGTGGTGCTGATGGATTTTTCCACGTAACGGGGCTGTTGACACCGCCGCCGTCAACTATACAGGATGTTTGTAATAATGAAGCACGGAATCATAGACTAATTCCCTATGGTACTCGTCCCCAGGTGCAGCAGTTGCAAATCCAGGGTCGTCCAGCGTGTTTAATTTTGCCTTCGGCTGACCAAGACAAGGCACTGGAAAGAATGGCAACGCTCATTGTCCGCTATCCGAATTCGATTCGCCTGAACGGGACAGACGACAGTTACTTTATGTTGCATGCCGACAAGGAACACATTCGCCAGATTACTAACAGACTAAGATTCACAATGCCAAGGTGATAGTACAGCCGTAAAAAGCTGATTTCAGTGAGCGTGTTTATTTAGATAGCAGTTACAAAAGTTATTCGATTTAAGTGGTAAGTACCTGTGCAGAATAAATTACACAACCTGGCGTTGCTACATAAGGCTTTGAATAGCATTTAATGTGTAATTTATTTTGCATATCCACTTATACTTGTCTAGCAAAAAGAATGCGATCGCGCTTTAACTTCAGTTAATTAACCAGAGTTGCACTTTCGCTCAAAACAAACTCAGCGTGTGAGGACAGAGGCGGAGATTCCGATGCTGCAATTTCTTTAAGAACCTGATAGACAACATCCCGATTTTTGGAGTTAGTTGAATGCAAAATCTCTTTATATAAAGCACAAGACGAATCATCATTTAGAATTCCGTAATGAAGAGTTTTTGTCCACTCTGGCGCACGGAGAATTAGCTCAGGAATAACATCAATAAGTGTTTGAAACTGTTCCTTTGCATCAAAAGACTCCAGAAAATGGATTAGGCCATACATAACCTCGTGATGCTCGCACTCATCGTCTAAAACTAGATGCAATTCTGGCAAATATTCATTTTTCGGATGCTTGGCAAGTTGAGCCATAGCTTCATCAAAAGCTACGACCTCGGCACGCGATCGCATAAATCTATTAGCTTTCATAATTTCAATCAAGTTATTATCGCTCATCTTATATTCCTCACTTTATTAAAAGTACCTATCCAAGTTAATTTATTTTGATTGATGACCTGCTGTAAGCTACGCCGAATATCAGGCGTATAAAGTCCTTGTTGGCGATAAATCGATCGTACATCCCACACTTCACGAGCAAGAGCCTGTCTTGGAGAAAGGCTCAAGTCGGGAGACGATCCATAAGATAAAGTCTGGCGATGACGACCACCTGCTCCCGGATACGGCTGCTCCATCCATATCGAAATCCCCTTATTTCTGGTATAACCAGACACTTTTGCTTTCATAAACGCATCGGCCGGAATGTGATGCGCTGTGAGGTTATCATCTCTACGTCTCGCCTTGTTTAATTCACCATAAGTTGCAACAGCACCCTCACCAGGAACCAGTTTAGCCATCTGACCAGTTACTTTTTCTGCATCACCAACAGTATCACTAATGTTTCTAGTGATGCTTGGTCGGAAGGGTGCGATCGCGTTTATCTGGTGAAGTGGGGGAGAATGCGATCGCGTCTAATATCCGAATATCAGTTTGTAATTCTGGTGTGTCAAGAGGCAATTCATGGCTCAAATTACTGATAGTGATTCCTCACAAATCTTCTTGATATAAGCCTTATTTTTCATTACTAAACTTATATGGTAAGCCTGGAATCCATAGTGGTTTATCTTTTGCCCTTATAATTATGTCTTTGGACTCAATCTTTTTTGATGTCGTTATCTTTTTTTCTCGAACAACTTTTACTTCTTTTTCTAGTTTTAGTTGATGCAACACATCAAAATAGTGTTCTATAGTAGCTGGATTTTCTTGGATTGTCTTTAGTCGAAGTTGTTCAAAGGATATCCCATCTTCATTTTGAGCTAAAATTTTCATAAATTGTTCTCTCAATTTATTCATACAAGTTTCTATATTAGCTTCTTTAATATTATATGTACTTAAGTTTTTATCAAAGTAATCCAATTCCCGGAAACCCAAACCGTAAACTCCATAGTGATATTGGTATTCTAAATTGTTATATTTAACAAGGGTTTTTTTCATAACCTCCAATGCTGTTGGATTACTGGATAGATGAATTAAGTAATACAAAACATTCTTGAGACTATTCATGATTGCGAAAGTCCACGCATATTCTACATCACCTTCTTTCCTGTATAACAATAATCCTTGATTTCTTAAATAGCCTTGTTTTGTAAGGAAATCACTTTGATCCGCTAAATCTTTGTAGTATTCATCTACTTCAAAATCTTGAAAAGTCTTTTTATGTATTCTATCTTTTCTAGACAATATTCTTACTAGACCTGAAAGCATATGTGTAAAAAGTACTTCTGACCTACCTATTGAAATTATTGGTTTTACAATCTCTGGAGTAACATCTAATCCAAAAGGATCTAAAAAAAAGAAAGAGTATCCTCTTCTTAATTTCACTTTATCAATACATCTGTCTAGCTCTTTCTCAAATTCATTAGTAATAATTTTGCATTTGCCAGAGTATAAATATTCCTCTAAACCTGCTTTCTTAATTTGTAATTCTAAACAAGATGTATGTTCCTTGTTGTTATCTATAAATATATATTCTGCATCCAATTGATGCCAAGGCTTTCTTTGTTGAACATTTTTTAATCCTTCCTCAACCATCCTGATCATTCTAATAGCAGAGCCTTCCCAGAGTTGCTCGCCATCTTTGTACATACCTCCACCACAAAAACCGTCTACTAATGTGACTTTTTTTACCCCGTGTCTCCCATGTCCGCAAAGAACTTCTATCCAGTTTTTGACATATTCTTGTAGAACCAAATGTTTGGTTTTAGCATACAGTGGTATGGTAGGCAGTTCGCTTCCATCAGCACTCCATTCATATTTCTTTTTATTACTCATTTAATTTACCTATCCAATAAATAACAAACGATTCGTTTTCAAGTTGGTCAACAGCTCAATTTAGTAGGCTATAGAAATTTTATTATGTAATATTTAATATTTTGGACGATATAAACTATAATGATACTAATATAATTTTTGTTTGTTAACAACTCAATTTTGGTTGAGTTATATAAATTCACATTTTTGTAAAGGCTAAAGGCATAATTAATTGCATTAATTACCACAGTTGCTATATCCCACATCACTAACTCCAGTTTACGTAATATGTCTATTGTCAAAGGAACAGAAAAGATAGCTAATCCACTTCAGCAAAGTGCGCTTAACAAAAAAGGGCTGTGTGACTATGTAATTAATGTAGCATCAGGTTGTTTACATGGATGCACTTTTTGTTATGTACCTTCAACTCCCGCAATTAGGACTAGGCAAGCAGAGCTGCGGGAAAAAGGAGTAAGCGATCCTCAGATGGACTGGGGACAGTATCTTTTTGTTCGTGAAGAGATACCTGAGCAACTAGAGAAAACCCTCAGTCGTAAGAAGTCTTGGCATGAGACACGAGAAGGTAGAGGTGTGGTTCTACTCTGTTCAGGCACAGATCCATATCAAAACAAGCAGACTGCAAATGTAACTCGTGGTGCTGTTCAGGCTCTATTGAGACATAACAAACGAGTCAGAATTCTAACTCGTAGTCCGTTGTGGGTAAATGACCTCGACATTCTCAAACATCCCAACGTGATTGTTGGGATGAGCCTCCCATACCTGGATGATGAACTTAGTCGCCAAATTGAACCTCAAGCACCTCCGCCTTCTGAACGCTATAAAGCTTTACTCAAAGGTCATCAAGCTGGGTGTCGGTTGTATGTTGCAGTTGCTCCTACTCCTCCCAAAATGGCTTTAGATGATTTTAAAAGATATTTTGAAAAAATCATGCAATTTGAGCCAGAAGTTATCTTTTGGGAACCCATCAATGCTCGTGGAACTAATGGAAAACGGATGGTAGCAGCAGGTTTAGAATTTGCCAATTCAATTATGACTAAAAACTCATGGGCGGAACGCTTCAAAACCCAATGGGAAGAAATTGAGGCAGCTGCCAAAGATATAGGGTGTATTGATCGGCTTCATATTTGGCCCGATCCAGAGTTGAGAGGGTATGTTGAGGACTCAAAGCTGGATAGTTGGTTATATAAGCCAACAGTGGAAAAGTGGGACAACTTGACAACCTCAAAGCCCAAGGCAAAATCCACTACTGCTAGTCGTAAGAAGTCACAAACAACTCTTGCTCCCAGCCATTCAGGATAATTAGTGGATGGCTTAAAGGGGCGTTGACCCTGATGAATTGCTCAAATCGAGTCACAATAGTTAACATACTTGCCCAGAGCATCCTAAAATCAGAGATTGCCCCTAGAAGTTCCTAATCATGTCCTTAGAAGATATCCGCGCTACGCGGTTAGAGAAAGTCGAACAACTCAAGCAGTTAGGGCTGAATCCCTACGCTTACAAGTGGGAAACTACCCACCATGCAGCTCAATTGCAGGAAAAATACGCAGATTTGTCCAGCGGCGAAGAAGTTGACGTAGAAGTAGCCGTTGCTGGGCGCATCATGGCGCGGCGCGTGTTCGGTAAGCTTGCTTTCTTTGCCTTGCAAGACGAAACTGGCACAATTCAGCTGTACCTGGAGAAGAAAAGAATCGAAGAAGGGATGGCGGATGTCCCAGATGCTTTTAACACAGTCAAGCAGCTGACAGATATGGGGGATATTCTGGGAGCCAAGGGGACAATTAAACGCACGGAAAAGGGCGAATTATCTGTCTACGTTAAAGAGTACGCGATACTTACCAAGTCTCTGTTGCCTTTACCGGATCAGTGGCACGGACTTACGGATGTGGAGAAGCGGTATCGTCAGCGTTATGTGGATTTGATCGTAAATCCGGAGGTGCGGGAAACTTTCCGCCGTCGCGCTAAGATTACGGCTGGGATTCGTCGGTATTTGGATGAGTTGGGTTTCATTGAAATTGAAACGCCAGTGTTGCAGAGTGAAGCTGGCGGTGCTGATGCGCGTCCTTTCATCACCTATCACAATACCCTGGATATGGAGTTGTATCTGCGGATTGCCACAGAACTCCATCTGAAGCGGCTGATTGTAGGTGGGTTTGAGAAGGTGTTTGAGTTGGGGCGGATTTTTCGGAATGAGGGGGTTTCGACTCGCCACAATCCGGAATTTACGACGATTGAGGTTTACCAAGCTTACGCCGATTATCACGATATGATGGCGCTGACGGAGGGGATTATTACCACCGTTGCTCAAGAGGTGCTGAATACGCTGGAAATTACCTACCAGGGTGAGGCGATTGACTTCACACCACCTTGGCGTAGGGTGACAATGCACGACTTGGTTCAGGAAAAGACAGGGTTAGATTTTAACTCTTTTCAATCTCTGGAGGAGGCAAAAGCAGCAGCTACTCAGGCAGGGATTGAGAATGTGCAAGAATGCGAATCTATTGGGAAACTTCTCAACGAAGCTTTTGAGCAAAAGTGCGAAGCTAATTTGATTCAGCCGACTTTTGTGCTAGATTTTCCTGTAGAAATTTCGCCCCTGGCTAAGCCACATCGCTCTAAGCCTGGTTTGGTGGAACGGTTTGAGTTGTTTATCGTAGGACGAGAGACGGCGAATAGTTTCTCGGAGTTGACAGATCCAATCGATCAGCGCGAACGTTTGGAGGCGCAAGCGGCGCGGAAGGCGGCGGGAGACTTGGAAGCGCAAGGCGTGGATGAGGATTTCCTAACGGCGTTGGAGTATGGAATGCCGCCTACGGGTGGTTTAGGGATTGGAATTGACCGCTTGGTGATGGTGCTGACAGATTGTGCGAGTATTCGGGATGCGATCGCATTCCCTCTCCTGAAGTCAAACAGCAGCTTTATTAAAGCCTTTGACTATCACTCAGAAACTAAAACACTCCGCCTCGAATTCGACAATGGAAGTATCTACAACTATCACGATGTACCTGATAGCGTCTATCAAGCTTTAAAGAGCGCACCGTCAATTGGTCAATACTACAACTCCTTTATTAAGGAAAAATACGGCTTTGACCATGTGAAGTGAGCCACAAGCCCTGTCACCCCACCCTAAGAACGGGGTGGGGTGACGAAAAATTATGGATAATGGAACGTCAAAATAATTAATTCGACACTTCCGCCATTTCAATCACGCGACCTTCGAGATCCTTCACCAAGAAATTCAGTGGCTTGTCGCGGCGAATTTTGTGCTTGACACCGCGAATTTGTACTCGCAGCAGCACCATCTCTAAACAGTCGTGGTCAAAACATACGTGGCGTTGCTGATTTTTTCTGCCCAAACTTGCGCCAGAGATGATGTGTAGCTGAGTATTCTTTTTCAGCTGATACCACAAACCATCGTTACCGCTAAACTTTTGGGTAGCGGTGCCTCCCAAAGTCGGTGAGAGGTAAAGAGGATCGATGGCGGTAGCGCCCAGGGTTTGCTCGTAGTTGTAGTAATAGTGCAGTGGCACTTCTGCTACGGGCAAATCTAGCAAGCCTTCGTACAACTCTCGCGCCATATCTAAGTCGGACACCATGATGGTGTGGACTTTCGGGGCGCTAGTGAGGAACATCCACATGGCACCCGCGTAGGCTACCAATAGCATCACCATAATGCCTTGTGTGGACAAAAGACCGTCTAGAGGCAATTCCGGAAAGAAAGACCCTAAATAAAAGATGTTCAGCACAGAAGGAATAATACTAACCGCTAGAATCATGAACTTACGAGGCGCTTGCCAACCCAATGAGAGTTCACAAAATTGCTGTTACTGTTCTGCACAGTGTAAATTTTTGAGAACTCAGAGGATACTCTTTTAGGGTAGCTTATTGTATCAAAATTTCAATCCCTAATAGGGATTTAGACCGCTGTCCGGGCAAAATTATACTTGAATTTAGGTATAAGGTCTAAAATAAACCAGCAATACTTAAAAAAGGGCAAATAGCGCTCGCTTGTCTACTCGTGTGTTGGCAGATGCGATCCTGAAGCGATCGCATCTGCCAACACATCAGGATATATTAGAATCGTCGGTGCCGATTTCACACTCCTGGCAACTAAGCTCTCTTATTGTGCAGATTCCTCATTTTCCGGAAAGCAATCATCCGATTGTCAAATCGCTGTTTCATTACAGCGATCAGGAATTACTCACCTTGTTTCAGCGTCATCCTGAACAGGGACGCTTTTTCACCGCGATTTTCTGTCGCTACAGTTCGATTGTATATACGTTGATTCAGCATTTAGCGCGATCGCCTGTACAGGCAGATTATCTATTTGCCCTCACCTGGCGGCACATTTACTTTGAGCTAGGCGGTTTGGATTTGCGCGACGTTACCGGGACTGGGTTGCTAACTTTCCAGAACTGGCTAATTAATATCACGGCTGTTTGTATCAACCAGGCAGAATTGCCGCCTGTAGAAGCAATTCATTACAACCTACAAGCTGCTTCTCCACCGCTGTGGTGTTATGTAGAACAAGCTTTAGAGCGATTTCCGCCGATGCTGAGGTTGATGGTTTTGATGGCGCAGACTTTCAACTGGAGCGATACGCGAATTGCTGCTTATTTACAGGCGGAAGGAGAGGCAATTTCTCCGGCGGCGGTGCGAATCAAGCTAACTGAAGGTTATCAACTATTAGAAGCATCATTACCAGAAGATATTCGCGCAATTTATCTGTCGGGGGATAGACAAGCAAGCAAAGGCGAGAGGAGCTACCAGGTATGAGTTATAGGGAGCGGGGATGGTTATCGGCAGTCAGCTTGGGGTTAAAACCCCAGCCTAATAGAGCAATTCGGTTAAAACAGACATCTTGCACCAATAAGCCTTGGCGATTAGAAATCGCAGCTATACAAACCAAGTCCGCGCAGCCGGACTTAAGACAAGTCGAAGGTTTTGAAGCCCATGCAGGCAGGTTTTATCTGTCTAGACGCGGTTTCAACCGCCCAGTTGAGAATGCTGCAAGATATCAGTTAAAACCGACTAAAAATTTCTTAAAGTCAATCCGTTTTAACAAACTTAACCTATTAGCCTCAGAATCTATTCTGAGGCAGAATGGCAACGAAGAGGAGGATTTGCCATCTGTGGGTAAGGGACTAGGGAAAGATGGGTTAATTAAAACTGAAAGCCGGAATTTATTACTTGTTAGTTTTTACTTGTTACTTGTTGCTTTCTTTTTCAGCGCCCCTAAAGCTGCCAAAGCTGTCAGTATTGACCAACAACTCACCATTCCCTTAAACAACGGCACTCAAACCACTGACAGGGAAGATGCTGACGCACTGCTCCGACTGGGGGGACAGGAGGAGCAGAAAGGCAATTTGGAAAAAGCCATTCCCTACTGGTTACAGGCTTTAGAACTTTATCAGAGAATTGGCGACAAGGAGGCAATCGGTCTTACATACGATTTTCTCGGCATCACCTATGGTAAATTAGGGCGCTACATCGAAGCAGAAGATGCTCTCAGAAGACGCTTGGCGGTTGCTCGTGACAGGCAAGATTTCCAAGGTCAAATTTATGGTTTAAATAATTTGGGGACGGTGCTGCTGCAACGAAGTGCCGTAGATGCTGCTATAGTCAGCTTTTCAGAAGCGGCAAGAATTGCCCAAAGCATCAAAAGCCTACCTGGTGAAGGGCTATCGCTGAGTAATCTTGGTTTGGCAACAGCTAGTGCTGGAGATTATTATCAGGCGATTAAACGTTACGAAGAAGCTTTAATTTTCCGGCGGCGGGGTGACGATCCGCTAGGCGAGGCAAATACACAAAATAATT harbors:
- a CDS encoding helix-turn-helix domain-containing protein, with the protein product MGKAGKALRKVLDTHNISQNRLAMTMGIRRSNVSRWVSEVRDPVAETMLEIWKALQKIDLVAAEEFIRLYLDDSAEDEAQS
- a CDS encoding cob(I)yrinic acid a,c-diamide adenosyltransferase, which gives rise to MNRTGIGIRTAQARSERIVGQIHVYDGAGKGKSQAALGVVLRSIGLGINTDLATRVLLLRFLKGPGRAYDEDGAIAALQQGFPHLIDQVRTGRAEFFTKEEITRFDRQEAERGWDVAKGALASDLYSVLVLDELNPVLDLGLLNVDEVVQTLKHKPQELEIIVTGRAAPQQLLDIADLHSEMKPHKHPASEENSISGIEIYTGAGKGKSTSALGKALQGIGRGISQDTSHRVLIMQWLKGGTGYTEDAAIAALRQSYPNLVDHQRCGRDAIVWRGQQQELDYVEAERGWDIARTAIASGLYKTIILDELNPTVDLELLPQQPIVEALLRKPRDTEVIITGRCLNTPAYFDLASVHSEMICHKHYADRGVDLKRGVDF
- the tcmP gene encoding three-Cys-motif partner protein TcmP is translated as MSNKKKYEWSADGSELPTIPLYAKTKHLVLQEYVKNWIEVLCGHGRHGVKKVTLVDGFCGGGMYKDGEQLWEGSAIRMIRMVEEGLKNVQQRKPWHQLDAEYIFIDNNKEHTSCLELQIKKAGLEEYLYSGKCKIITNEFEKELDRCIDKVKLRRGYSFFFLDPFGLDVTPEIVKPIISIGRSEVLFTHMLSGLVRILSRKDRIHKKTFQDFEVDEYYKDLADQSDFLTKQGYLRNQGLLLYRKEGDVEYAWTFAIMNSLKNVLYYLIHLSSNPTALEVMKKTLVKYNNLEYQYHYGVYGLGFRELDYFDKNLSTYNIKEANIETCMNKLREQFMKILAQNEDGISFEQLRLKTIQENPATIEHYFDVLHQLKLEKEVKVVREKKITTSKKIESKDIIIRAKDKPLWIPGLPYKFSNEK
- a CDS encoding ABC transporter permease; the protein is MNLSTVKPRQSNVFKEMIGSLKRTLAIATKAFREVIRDRVLYLIVLYALVMAAAWRLLPEVAATTEDKMLLDVGLAAIDVLGSIVAVFVGTGLINKEIDKRTVLVLIPKPISRAEFIIGKQLGLSAVLGVLVALMTGIYLVFLSLAQISYPGASILIAALYLFFKLCLLTGIALMLGVFTSSLLATLLTFGVYLMGHSSRDLLALGNLSRNADIERLTQALYLVLPDLSRLDLKNLAVYGILPDSITLLSNAVYGLLYTVLVLAIAILIFSRREF
- a CDS encoding DUF5357 family protein translates to MFWIVVDIKDFFKFLQSLIEPFIPSRAYSWKTLIYLSTFSWVMSLLTTDEARDFISFWGWIFLIAGTSWASTENKIKIGNLYLSPWITGALICTFVFGNRTPEEQEAGLIIWPTLSALIAIGPDFLDQGMKLTLPKPAIRQRDLILLTSNILISCWIQFYFVAQNWLSQYPTLMSDDFSQSAFMFRMESTEPIAPRGAIVLDFMEPLLKQELDNKPWSEVERWLLQPQPRIDALKQEAIKGLPSVEEDLWWQYTSKISSINSGYNLQLLAIWQGPRSQPEVSYINKSCQITQTYEQADTNSEATSNETRGQATAIAQVSCQPASTLKKNQATRSQG
- a CDS encoding Imm30 family immunity protein, which produces MSDNNLIEIMKANRFMRSRAEVVAFDEAMAQLAKHPKNEYLPELHLVLDDECEHHEVMYGLIHFLESFDAKEQFQTLIDVIPELILRAPEWTKTLHYGILNDDSSCALYKEILHSTNSKNRDVVYQVLKEIAASESPPLSSHAEFVLSESATLVN
- the fraC gene encoding filament integrity protein FraC, producing MGSNVFPLPTILFQFLFLLVAIAIESFILHKNLNLGRQTSADYAMLINLLSSIVGWWIFFYVLPLLPVELRAQVISYIFFDTFFTINQSSTYTTQLILTIFIVFLSNYLLKLNFLQLIQFLIEPPKPTTSEPQERKLKTIADRNVKIQESPNLANIMFQATFCSYGVILVIIFLIRSEII